The Amycolatopsis sp. NBC_01480 genome segment GTCGCACCTGCTACCGGACGTAGTCGTCGCGTTCGTCGACGGCGAGCTTTCCCTGGGCCCGCAGGACCGGGCCGCTTCGCACATCGCGCGCTGCCCCGGCTGTGCGGCCGAGGTGGCCGCCCAGCGGCAGGCCGTCGCGGCGGTCAAGCGCGCCGTCGACCCGGCCATGTCGGCCGGGTTCCTGGCCAGCCTCCGGTCCATCCCGGAGCACACCGACCTGCCCAGCTCACCGGACAACCTGGCGGTGACGGCCGACGGCCAGCTGGTCGCCATCCAGCGCCCGGACCGGGTCGCGGGCTTGAAGGACAGCGGCGTGTTCGGCGGCACCCCGTTGGGCTCGACCGCGCCGCTCGGGCACTCGTCCACCGTGCTCGGCGGCGGCCGGTTCGGCTTCAGCCGCAAGAAGGCGGCGCAGGGCGCGGGCGTGGTCGTCTCGGGCCTGGTGCTGAGCGCGCTGGCCCTGGTGGGGACGTCGGCGGACAGCGGTGAGGGCTCGACCGACCCGAGCCCCCAGCCGCCGCCGAACGCGAACCTGCTGCCCGCCCAGATGGGGGTGCAGCCGCTGCTGTCGCCCACCTCGACCACGGTCCGGCCGGTGAGCGACACCACCAGCACCGCCGCGGTCCCGGCCCGCTGAAGACTTTCGTTCCATTACTGAGGGCTCGCCTGGTCGCAGGCGGGCCCTCAGTGCTTTCTTGAACGCTTTCGCCCGGCCGCGAGTCCTGTTTGTCCTTTTGGCTGATCAGACAACAGCCATTTCACCGTCGTCTGGGCAGACTCGGTGGTCTGGGCTTGGGTATCGTCGACGCCCAGCCACCTGATCTCAGCCCCGGGGAAAAATGACCGAGCAGCCTGACGCGAACCCAGCCCAGCCGGGCTCCACCGGTGACGACCGGCTGGGCCCCCGTCCGCTGGACCGGCCCGCCGTGGATCCGGCCCAGTCGGCGGTGTTCGGCCGGCCGCGCGGAGTGGATGGCGCGTTCGACAAGCTCTACACCCCGTCGTCCAACGGCAGCCAGAACCTGAGCCTCGCGCCGCCCGCGCCCGAATCGCTGGCGGAGGCGTTCCGGCGCCCGCCGGGTTCCGAAGGCGTGGTGCTGGAGCGTCCGCGTGAGGCCACCGGTGAAGCGTCCGCCGCGGAGCCTCCCCTGTGGACGGACGACAAGGACCCGTGGCGCGACCCCGCCGCGGGCGCCGTGCTCGCCGGTCCCGCCGTGCCGGCCGAGGACGAGCCGAAGCCCGGCAAGCGCCCGCCCGGTGCGTTGCTGAGCCTGCCCGAGGTGCTGTTCGGCCGCCGGGTGCAGACGAAGGCACTGGTGCTGCTCGGCGTGGTCGCGCTGCTCGTCGGCGCGGTCGGCGGGCTGGTCGGCTGGTGGGTGGCCGACACCGGGTCCGCGCTGACCGGCAGCGCCACGATCTCCGAGGCCGACGCGGCCAAGGAGCGCCCGCCGGGCTCGGTCGCCGACATCGCCAAGCGCGTCTCGCCCGCCGTCGTCTCGCTCGAGGTCTTCAAGCCCGGCGCGGACTCCGGCGAGCAGGGGTCCGGGGTGATGATCGACCCGCAGGGCTACATCCTGACCAACGAGCACGTGGTCACCACCGCGGTGGCCGACCCGACCGTGAAGGTCACCGCGATCTTCAACGACGGCACGCGCACCGAGGCGAAGATCGTCGGCTCGGACCAGAAGAGCGACCTCGCCGTGGTGAAGGTGAACGTCACCAATCCCGTGGTGCTGCAGATCGGCAAGTCCTCCGGGCTGCAGGTGGGCGACGCGGTGATCGCCGTCGGCTCGCCGCTGGCGCTGCAGAACACCGTGACCTCCGGCATCGTCAGCGCGCTGGACCGGCCGATCACCGCGGGCGGCGACAACGGCACGCCCCCGGTGACCTACGAGGCGATCCAGACCGACGCGGCGATCAACCACGGCAACTCCGGCGGCGCGCTCGTCGACTCCACCGGCGCGCTGGTGGGCATCAACTCCTCGATCCGCTCTTCCAGCGCGGACGGCGGCAGCATCGGCATCGGCTTCGCCATCCCGAGCGACTACGCGATCAAGATCGCCAAGGCGCTGATCAAGGACGGCAAGGTCACGCACGCGGACATCGGCATCAACGCCTCGTCCACGGTCACCGGCTCGGCCACGATGGGCGCGCAGGTGAAGAACGTCGCGCCGAACGGCCCGGCCGCGGCCGCGGGGATCAAGGAGGGCGACGTGATCACGAAGATCGGCGACCGCCCGGTCCGCGACTCCGCCGAGCTGACCGTGGCGGTGCGCAACCACGACGTCGGCGAGGTGGTCCCGGTGCAGCTCGCACGCGACGGCGCGGTGCTGGTGGTCGACGTGACCCTCGGGTCGGACTGACCGGTCGACAGGTTGGCCTTCGGGCTGCCGGAACGCGGGGCGGCCCGGGTAGGCTGAGCCGGTAAGGCGCGAGCGGAGGTTCACGGGTGTTCGACAGTGTCGGCTGGGGCGAGATCCTCGTGCTCATCGTCGCCGGGCTCTTCATCCTCGGGCCGGAGCGGCTGCCGGAAGCGGCGTCGTGGATGGCCAAGAGCGTGCGCAAGGTCCGCGAGTTCGCCACCGGCGCCAAGGAGCAACTGCGCGAAGAGATGGGCCCGGAGTTCGACCAGCTCCGCAAGCCGCTCGAAGACCTGCGCGGGCTGCGCAACTTCGACCCCAAGCGCGTGGTCACCCAGCACCTGTTCGACGGTGACTCGGACCCGCTCGGGCTCGGCGCGTTCAACGGGTCGAACGGATCCAACGGCACGAACGGGTCCAACGGTTCCAATGGCGCCAACGGTTCCGGCGTCAAACCGCAGAGCATCGCCCCGCAGGCCGAGCCGCTGAAGCCGGGCGAGCGCCCGCCGGTGGACCCGGACGCCACCTGACCCCTTCCGGCGATTGTCGATCTTCCTGGGTAGCCTCTGGGCAAACCGTCCGGAACCGCCAGGAGGTCTTGAGATGTCGCTTCGCACGGGAGTACTGGCCGGGACGGTTGTGGCCGCCGCGCTGGCGCTCGCCGGCTGCACCGCCGACGACGAGCCCAGCACCGCACCGCCGGCCACCACCACTCCGGTCGTGACGCCCGCCGTCCCCAGTTCTTCGAGCTCGCCCGCGGGCAACGCCACGGGAGCCCAGCCGAACGTGAAGCGCGGCGCCGACACCGGTGAGGCCGGCGTCGACGTGCTGATCACCGTCGCCTACGCAAACGGCCAGGTCACCCCGCCCGCCGGCATCGTCGACGTGCAGGTCGGCGACAAGGTGAAGCTCCGCCTGACCTCGGACAAACAGCAGAACATCGACGTGCAGGGCCAGCCCGACCGCAGCGCCAACGTGGGCCCGGGCCAGCCCGCGGACGTGAACTGGACCGTGCTGAAGGCCGGCGACACCCAGGTTTCCCTGCGCGAGGCGAACACCGTGCTGGTCACCGTGCACGCCGGCTGACCCCGGCCCGGAAAACCGTCAAGGCCTCCTTACCTGCGTTGGACGCGGGTAAGGAGGCCTTGACGGCTTCGACGGGTCAGCGACCGGCGGGGCTGACGTTCAGCATCATCCCGGCCAGGCCGCGGGCCCGGACGGTGAGCTTCTTCGCCGCTTCCTTCAACACCAGCGACGCGGGCGCGTCCGGCTCGGCGAGCACGATCGGCGTGCCCTCGTCGCCCTGCTCGCGCAGCCGCGGGTCGAGCGGCACCTGGCCGAGCAGCGGCACCGGCGAGCCGATGGACTTGGACAGCGAGTCCGCGACCGACTGGCCGCCGCCCGAGCCGAAGATCTCCATCCGCTCGCCCGAGGGCGTTTCGAGCCAGGACATGTTCTCGATCACCCCGGCCACGCGCTGGCGGGTCTGCATCGCGATCGCGCCCGCGCGCTCGGCCACCTCGGCGGCGGCCTGCTGCGGCGTGGTGACCACGAGGATCTCGGCGTTCGGGATCAGCTGCGCCACCGAGATCGCGATGTCGCCGGTGCCCGGCGGCAGGTCCAGCAGCAGGATGTCCAGATCGCCCCAGAACACGTCGGCCAGGAACTGCTGCAGCGCGCGGTGCAGCATCGGGCCGCGCCACACCACCGGCGCGTTGCCCGGGGTGAACATGCCGATCGAGATCACCTTCACGCCGTGGGACTGCGGCGGCATGATCATCGTGTCGACCTTGGTCGGCTTCTCGCGCGCGCCCAGCATGCGCGGGATCGAGTGGCCGTAGATGTCCGCGTCCACCACGCCGACGGACAGGCCGCGCTCGGCCATCGCGACGGCCAGGTTCACCGTCACCGAGGATTTGCCCACGCCGCCCTTGCCGGACGCCACGCAGTACACCCGGGTCATGGAACCGGGCTGGGCGAACGGGATCACCGGCTCGGCGGCGTCCCCGCGCAGGGACTTGCGCAGCTCGCTGCGCTGCTCGTCGTTCATCACGTCCAGCTCGACCCGCACGTCGGCGACGCCGGGGAGCTTTTTGACGGCCTCGGTGGTGTCCGAGGTCAGCGTCGCCTTGAGCGGGCAGCCGGCCACGGTCAGGTAGATGCCGACGGTGACCACGCCGTCTTCGCCGACCACCACGTCCTTCACCATGCCGAGGTCGGTGATCGGCTTTTTGATTTCGGGGTCGTACACGTCCTTCAGCGCGGTGCGGACGTCTTCGACGCTGGGGAGCTGCTGTGTACTCGTCACCCAGCCCATGTTACGTATCGGTAGTGCGGAGGTGTTTTCACGCCTGCTTCGTGCGCCTCGGCTTCGGCTCGACGGCGAGGTCTTCGCGCAGCCGTTCCAGCTCGCTGCGCAGGTAATCGCGGGTCGCGACCTCGCCGACCGCGAGCCGCAGCGACGCCAGCTCGCGCGCCAGGTACTCGGTGTCGGCCTTGGTCTGGGCGGAGCGCTTGCGGTCCTCGTCGAGCGCGACGCGGTCGCGGTCGTCCTGCCGGTTCTGCGCCAGCAGGATCAGCGGCGCGGCGTACGCGGCCTGCGTCGAGAAGGCCAGGTTGAGCAGGATGAACGGGTACGGATCCCAGCGCGCCGAGACCGCCACCAGGTTCAGCACGATCCAGACGACCACGATCAGCGTCTGCCAGAACAGGTACTTGCCGGTGCCGAGGAAACGCGCGAGGCGCTCGGTCAGCCGGCCGAAGGTGTCCGGGTCGATGTTCAGCCGCAGCCGGGCCTGGCCGCGCGGCTGGTCGAGCCGGCGGCCCGAGGTGAGTTCAGGCACGTTCGGCCCCTTGGGTTTCGGCGGTCTCGGACTCGGAAGCCCCGGTGGTTTGAGCGGTTTCTGTGGTCTCAGTGGTTTCCACGCCGTCCGCGACGTCGCGCAGGCCGGTCTCGCGCCAGCCGTCGGGCAGCAGGTGGTCGAGGACGTCGTCGACGGTGACCGCGCCCAGCAGGTGGTCCTCGGCGTCGACCACCGGGCCGCACGCGAGGTTGTACGCCGCGAAGTACCGCGTCACTTCGGGCAGCGACGCCGTCGGGCGCAACGCGGTGAGGTCGGTGTCGACGGCGCTCGCGATCAGCTCGGCCGGCGGCTCGCGCAGCAGCCGCTGGAAGTGCACCACGCCGACGAACCGCCCGGTCGGCGTCGCCGAGGGCGGCCGGCAGACGAACACCATGGTGGCCAGCGCGGCGGGCAGGTCGGCGTTGCGGATGTGGGCGAGCGCCTCGGCGATCGTCGCGTCGGGGGTGAGGACCACCGGCTCCGGCGTCATCAGGCCGCCCGCGCTGTCGGGGGTGTAGGCCAGCAGCCGCCGGACCGGCGCCGACTCCTCCGGCTCCATCAGCTCCAGCAGCCGCCGCTGCTCGGCCGGGGCCAGCTCGGACAGCAGGTCCGCCGCGTCGTCGGGGTTCATCGCCTCGAGGATGTCGGCGGCGCGCTCCTCGGGCAGGTAGCCGAGCAGCTCCTTCTGGTCGTCGTCGGGCAGCTCCTCGATGACGTCGGCGAGGCGCTCGTCGTCCATCGCGTCGGCCACCTCGTGACGGCGCTTGAGCGGCAGGTCTCGCACGGTCGCGGCGACGTCGACCGCGCGCATCGTGTCGAACAGCATCAGCAGCTGGCCCGCGCCCTGCGGCTGCCCGGCCAGGTCGGTCAGGCCCAGCCCGGCGACCTCGCTCCACGGCACCACGTGCATCGCCGCGCGGCGTCGGCCCAGCGCGAGGCGCGCGGAGCGTTCGCGGATCGCCAGCTTGGCCAGCACCCAGTCCCGCGTGCGGGTGGGCTCGAGCGCGGCGTCGACGACGGTGACCCGGGTATCGGTGCCGACGAGCGTCGAATGCGCGTCGAGCAGTTGCCCGCACACCAGGACTTCGTTGGGGCGCTGGGTGAAGTGCCGCATGTTCACCGAGCCGGTGGCGAGCGTCACGGCGTTCGGCTCGATCGACGTCACGCGCAGCATGGGCACGAAGACGCGCCGCCGCGTCGCCAGCTCGACCACCAGGCCGAGCACCCGCGGCGGCTGCTGGTCGAGCCGCAGGCCCGCGACGACGTCACGGACCTTCCCGATCGACTCCCCGTCGGGTCCGAATACCGGCAGACCCGCCAGCTGAGCTGCGAAAACCCTGTTCACGGCGGACATGCACCAGACACTATCGGCTGCCGCTCCGCCGCGCCCGCGCCGAGCACGCCGGTGTTCTCCGTGTCCTCTCAGTCAGGACAGCGCCCACGAAACGAGGCACGGGAGCGACTCGTACGCGGGCCCTTCGTCGCCGAGGTCCCCGGTGTCACGCAGGTCTTCGGTGAACCACAGCTGGTTCTCGACGGCGCGGACCAGCGTCCAGGCCTTCACCCGCTCGGCGTCCAGCCCGGTGACGGTGAGCTTATCGTCCAATGTGGACTCTTCGAACCGGTTCCACAGCAAGGGGAACACGCAGTATTCGAGGTCGCCGGCGAGCGGCTTGGGGTCGATCACCAGCCACGGCTCACGCTGCCCGGCGAGCACGTTCTGGTAGTGCAGGTCCTCGTTCACCAGCGCGTGGCCGGCGTACGGGCCGAGGTCGCGGCACACCTCGAGCGCGGCGTCGAGCTGCTTGCGGGGGAACGGCTCGCCCAGCTCTTGCCAGGCCTTCGGCAGGTATTCGAGCAGCCGTTCGGCTTCGCCGCGCAACGTCCGGGCCAGCTCAGTCGGCGCGGGCACGGCGAGGCGCCGCGCCAGCCCGCTCATCACGTCGACGGCTTCGAACAGCGGCTCGTCGTCCAACGTCCGGGTGTGGTCGAGGCGTTCGAGCAGCATCACCCCTTCGTCTGGTGCGGATTCCAGCAGCAGCACCGAGCCGCGACCGGCCCATGTGGACAGTGCGAGTGGCTCGTACCGCGATTCCGCTTCCACCCAGCCGAGTTTGAGCGCGACCGCGGTGCCGTCTTCGCGACGCGCGGGCTGGACGACACCGACGAAGCCGTGCATCGCCTCGCCTTCCGGCGTCAGGCCCCACAGCCGGGCGTACTTCTCGGCCAGGTCCGGCAGGGCCGCGAGCCAGGGCCGGCTCTCCGGCCCGAGCACCCGGGGTGCGCGGGCGGCGAAGGCGGGCGGGATCCGTAACGGGGTCACCGGTTCAGCCTGTCAGTGGTGTCGAGTCCATTTCCCCGCCCGCGCCGCGCGCGTAGAGTGGGGAGACCAGGGGCGAGGTGACCCGGGAGCTGCCATGATCGTCGAAATTCTGAGCGCGGTCGTAGTCGTGGGCGGAGTCTGGCTCGGGGCCACCGTCCGGGTGGTGAAGCAGTACGAACGCGGCCTGGTGTTCCGGTTCGGCCGCGTCCTGACCAAGCAGCGCGGGCCGGGGCTGACCCTGCTGATGCCGGTGGCCGACCGGCTGCAGAAGGTGAACATGCAGATCGTCACCATGCCGGTGCCCGCGCAGGACGGCATCACCCGCGACAACGTCACGGTGCGCGTGGACGCGGTGGTGTACTTCAAGGTGGTCGACCCGGTGCTGGCCACGGTGAACGTGCAGGACTACCGCGCGGCCGTCGGGCAGGTCGCGCAGACCTCGCTGCGCTCGATCATCGGCAAGAGCGACCTCGACGACCTGCTGTCCAACCGCGAACGGCTCAACCAGGGCCTGGAGCTGATGATCGACAGCCCGGCGCTGGACTGGGGCATCCACATCGACCGCGTCGAGATCAAGGACGTCGCCCTGCCGGAGACGATGAAGCGCTCGATGTCCCGCCAGGCCGAGGCCGAACGGGAGCGCCGCGCCCGGGTGATCTCCGCGGACGGCGAGCTGCAGGCGTCGTACAAGCTGTCCCAGGCGGCGGCCACCATGGCCGACACCCCGGCCGCCCTGCAACTGCGGCTGCTGGAGACCGTGGTGCAGGTGTCGGCGGAGAAGAACTCGACCCTGGTGCTGCCGTTCCCGGTGGAACTGCTGCGGTTCCTCGACGCGGCCACCCCGCGACCGGCCGCGGCGGCTGCGGCCGCGGCACCGGCTGCCGCGGCTGAGCCTGTTGTGCCGGAGCCTGCTGCGCCTGAGCTTGCCGCGCCTGAGGACACAGAACCTGCGCTGCCGGAGGGCGCCCAGCCGGAGACGAACGGCCGGACCGCCCCGTCACCCCGCCGGCCGGGCGACGCCCTGACCGAGTCCGAGTGAAGCGCGGCTAGTTGTCGAGGTAGCCGTTCACGCCCAGGATGATGATCGTGACGATGAAACCGATGTACAGCGCCACGATCACGTAGCCGATCACCACGGCGGCCAGCGCGATGCCGCGGCCGCCGGACTCGCCGCGGTTGGCCTTGCTCAGCGCGATGTGGCCCATGATGATGCCCGGGACGGCGATCAGGCAGGTGAACAGGCCGAGCACCGAGCACACCAGCGCGCCGATCGCGAGCCCGCTGTCCTGCGACTGCGGTGAGCCCATCGGGCCGTACGGCGAGTACGGCTGACCGTACGGCGGATAGGGCTGGCCGTACGGCTGCTGCGGCGGCGGGCCGTACGGCGACTGCGCTTGTGGCTGGCCTTGGGGTGCTGCGGCCGGGTAGCCCGCCGTCGCGCCGGGGTAGGGCTGGCCCGGATACGCGGGCGGCGCGTAGGCACCGGCCGGGGGCGCGGCGGACGGGTCCGTGCCGGGCGCGACGAACGGGTTCGACGCCGGGCTCGCCGTCGTCGCGGAGTCCGAAGTGGACGGTGCGCTGAACGGGTTCGGCTCGGCCGTCGAGGAAGAGCTGTACGAGGCCGTCGCGGCGAGCGGGTCGGACAGGGTCGCATCCGTGCCCGACGGTGCCGAGTAGGCCGTGGTGTCGCCCGCGGTCGGGTCGCTCAACCGGTCCTGCGGAGCGACCAGCTCCGGCTGGCCGGGCGCCTGCCACTGGTCAGACGACGCGGACGGCGCGGACTGCTCCGGCGAGGCAGGCTGCTCCGACGGCTGGGCCGGGGCCGGTGGTTCGTTCGGGTCGGTCGGGTTGGTCATCGGGTGCCCCCTCGGATCGTGCGGATCTCCACCGTAGCGGGGGCGCCCCGGCCGAAGACGTCGTACTTGACGCTTCAGCCGAAGGAGCGCTCAGCCGAAGGCGCCGTACTTGATCAGCTCGTGGATGACAAACGGGATCATGACCCCCCACACCACCACGCCGACGTAGCCGATCACGAATCCGGCCACGGCGACCGCGCCGCCGGTGGCCGTGCCGCGGCGCGAGCGGGCGTACGCGATGTGCCCCATCACGATTCCCGCGATCGCCGCCGGGGCGCACAGGATCAGCCCGGCGATCGAGCACACCAGCGAGCCGATCGCGAGCCCCGCGCCGGGCGGCGGTCCCTGCGGCGGGTAGGGCTGCCGCGGCAAGGGCTGGTGCTCGAACGACGGGTGCTCGTAACCCTCACTCATCAGGTGTCCCTCTAGGTCGCTTTCGACGACGGATCCGCACCTTACTGTGCCGTACGTTACTGATCCGACTACAGTCACGGCGGACAAGGTTCCTGCAGGCAGATCGGCTGCGGCCCGTGTCCGCCTACTTCCGGTCGGATCAGTAACGCGTGGAACCGGCCCGAAGGCGTGAGCACCCTCATAGCCGGGTGGCCGGATTACCGTCATACTCGCCGGTAACCCAGCGCCGGGAGCCGGCGTCGCCCGCCGAAGGGAGCTGTGATGGCCCGCCTTGCCCAGACCGCCGGCCTGACCGACGTGCAGTCCGAGATCCTCGCGACGGTCCGTTCGTTCGTGGACAAGGAGGTCATCCCGCACGCGCAGGAGCTGGAGCACTCCGACACCTACCCGACGGAGATCGTCGAGGGGATGAAGGAGATGGGCCTGTTCGGGCTCACCATCCCGGAGGAGTACGGCGGGCTCGGCGAGTCGCTGCTCACCTACGCGCTGGTGGTCGAGGAGATCGCGCGCGGCTGGATGAGCGTGTCCGGCGTGATCAACACGCACTTCATCGTCGCGCACATGATCTCCCGCCACGGCACCGGGGAGCAGAAGCAGCACTTCCTGCCGCGCATGGCGACCGGCGAGGTCCGGGGCAGCTTCTCGATGTCGGAGCCGGACCTCGGCTCGGACGTCGCGGCGATCAAGACCCGCGCCCGGCGCGACGGCGACGACTACGTGATCGACGGCGCCAAGATGTGGCTGACCAACGGCGGCAGCTCCAACCTGATCGCCCTGCTGGTGAAGACCGACGAAGGCGCCGAGAAGGCCCACCAGAACCTCACCACCTTCCTGGTCGAGAAGCCCGAGGGCTTCGGTGAGGTGGCGCCGGGGCTGACCATCCCGGGCAAGATCGAGAAGATGGGCTACAAGGGCGTCGACACTACCGAGGCCGTGTTCGACGGCTTCCGCATCGGTGCCGACAAGGTCCTCGGCGGCGCGCCCGGCAAGGGCTTCTCGTACATGATGGACGGGGTCGAGGTCGGCCGCGTGAACGTCGCCGCGCGCGCCTGCGGGATCGCGATCCGCGCGTTCGAGCTGGCCATCGACTACGCCCAGCAGCGCAAGACCTTCGGCAAGCCGATCGCCGAGCACCAGGCGATCGCGTTCAAGCTCGCGGAGATGGCCACCAAGGTCGAGGCGGCGCACCTGATGATGGTGAATGCCGCGCGGCTCAAGGACTCCAGTGCCCGCAACGACGTCGGGGCCGGCATGGCGAAGCTGATCGCGAGCGAGTACTGCGCCGAGGTGACGCAGGAGTCGTTCCGCATCCACGGCGGTTACGGCTACTCCAAGGAGTACGAGATCGAGCGGCTGATGCGCGAGGCGCCGTTCCTGCTCATCGGCGAGGGCACCAGCGAGATCCAGAAGACCATCATCAGCCGCGGCCTCCTGCGTGAGTACAAGGCGAAGTCCTGACTCGCGTGCCTGCGCAGGCGGTGGTGGACTTCGTCGCCCGCTGAGGTCGCCCGCGAGGAGCCGGTGAACGCCCTTCACCGGCTCCTGCGCCGCACGCGGTTCGCACGGTTCGCCGGTTCTTGACAAGATGGAGTTCCCGGTCCGGACGAGTGCGCAGGAGACGATGGTGAGCAGTCCCTTTGGCGGCGGAAGGCCGGCAGCCGGGCTGCCGCGGCTCCCGACCCCGCCCACCGGCTGGCCGATCGGCTCGTACGGCACGTACCACGAAGCCCAGCAGGCGGTGGACTTCCTGGCCGAGAGCGAGTTCCCGGTCACCGACGTGACCATCGTCGGGGTGGACCTGATGCTCGTGGAACGCGTGATCGGCCGGATGTCCTGGGGCCGGGCCCTGGGCGCCGGCGCGGTTTCCGGCGCGTGGTTCGGCCTCTTCGCCGGACTGCTGCTCGGGATGTTCGTGAACCAGGGCTTCCCGTTGCAGCTGCTGACCGGGCTGGTGCTCGGCATACTGGCCGGTCTGCTGTTTTCCGCCCTCGGCTACGGCATGTCGCGTGGCCGCCGCGATTTCTCCTCGGCAAGCCAGCTCGTCGCCGGCCGGTACGACGTGTTGTGCCAGCCGCGCACGGCCGAGCAGGGCCGTGGGCTGCTGGCCAAACTGGCGTTGAAGCCACCCGCCGCGCCCGCCTGACGCCATTCGCGGCGGGCCGGGAATTCCGGCGGAATATCAGTGCCGCGACGCTATTGGTGTTTTCCGATCGGCTTCGGCAAAACCGGGGAAGGGTGCCGCGGTGCGGGTTTTACTGACCGGCTTGCCTATTCGTTCGCATCTCGTGCCGTTGGCGTCTTCGCTGTTCAACGGGTTGACCAACGAGTACGGCGGTTATCTGGCCGCGGAGATGCTCGGCCTGCCGCTGACCGTGCTCGACATCGCGCCGCGGGTCCGAGCTGATGCGCAGCGCCGTGGACGCGCTGGGTTCGCTGCCGGTACGGGCGGTGGCCGTGCTCGGCAGCGACCAGGCCGTGTCCGGGTGGACCGGTCCGCGCCCGGCCAACGTGCACCTGGCGTCGTTCGTGCCGCAGCGCTCGGTGCTCGGCGCGTGCGACCTGCTCCTCACCCACGCGGGGTCCGCGAGGCGTTGTCGGCCGGCGTGCCCATGGCGGCCGTGCCGCTGTTCGCCGAGCAGCCCGAAAACGCGGCCCGGGTCCACGGGCTGGGACTGGGCGTCCACATCGATCCCGCCGGGCTCACGCCGGACGCCTTGGCGACCGGGATCGAACGGGTGCTCGACGAGCCGTCCTACCGTTCCGCCGTGCGCTCCTTCCAGCGCCGCATCCTCGGCCTGCCCGCCCTGGCCGCTTTCACCAGCGCGCTCGCCTCACTCGTTTGAGGTAGTGGGATCGCCGGAATTCCGCGTAACCGCAGAGTTTCCCGCGTTTCACCCGGCACAGGGCTGAATCGTTACCGATACTGCTTGCGGGGTGTGATCGCCCGGCATAGGTTGTCCGACACCAAGTCGGGTGGTCGCAGTTCTGCACTGCGACCGGCCGATCACTGGCACGTCGGGGTGCTGGCGCGGTTTGCCTCATCGCGTCGTGATGCCTGGGGGCGTCACGGTAACTGACGTGCATGCGGGTGAGGAGGCAATTTCATGGGGAAGAAAAGGCTGCGCGGGCGTTCGCCCGCGCGTGCCGCCGCGCTACTGGCCGCAGGGCTGGTGACGACGGGACTGGTGGCCGGCTGCGGGGCCGGCTCCGGCATCAAGATCAACGTCTACTACGCGCCCGAGGACAACTTCCAGACCGTTGTCGACAATT includes the following:
- a CDS encoding DUF4190 domain-containing protein, with protein sequence MTNPTDPNEPPAPAQPSEQPASPEQSAPSASSDQWQAPGQPELVAPQDRLSDPTAGDTTAYSAPSGTDATLSDPLAATASYSSSSTAEPNPFSAPSTSDSATTASPASNPFVAPGTDPSAAPPAGAYAPPAYPGQPYPGATAGYPAAAPQGQPQAQSPYGPPPQQPYGQPYPPYGQPYSPYGPMGSPQSQDSGLAIGALVCSVLGLFTCLIAVPGIIMGHIALSKANRGESGGRGIALAAVVIGYVIVALYIGFIVTIIILGVNGYLDN
- a CDS encoding DUF4190 domain-containing protein, which gives rise to MSEGYEHPSFEHQPLPRQPYPPQGPPPGAGLAIGSLVCSIAGLILCAPAAIAGIVMGHIAYARSRRGTATGGAVAVAGFVIGYVGVVVWGVMIPFVIHELIKYGAFG
- a CDS encoding acyl-CoA dehydrogenase family protein, translating into MARLAQTAGLTDVQSEILATVRSFVDKEVIPHAQELEHSDTYPTEIVEGMKEMGLFGLTIPEEYGGLGESLLTYALVVEEIARGWMSVSGVINTHFIVAHMISRHGTGEQKQHFLPRMATGEVRGSFSMSEPDLGSDVAAIKTRARRDGDDYVIDGAKMWLTNGGSSNLIALLVKTDEGAEKAHQNLTTFLVEKPEGFGEVAPGLTIPGKIEKMGYKGVDTTEAVFDGFRIGADKVLGGAPGKGFSYMMDGVEVGRVNVAARACGIAIRAFELAIDYAQQRKTFGKPIAEHQAIAFKLAEMATKVEAAHLMMVNAARLKDSSARNDVGAGMAKLIASEYCAEVTQESFRIHGGYGYSKEYEIERLMREAPFLLIGEGTSEIQKTIISRGLLREYKAKS
- a CDS encoding general stress protein — translated: MVSSPFGGGRPAAGLPRLPTPPTGWPIGSYGTYHEAQQAVDFLAESEFPVTDVTIVGVDLMLVERVIGRMSWGRALGAGAVSGAWFGLFAGLLLGMFVNQGFPLQLLTGLVLGILAGLLFSALGYGMSRGRRDFSSASQLVAGRYDVLCQPRTAEQGRGLLAKLALKPPAAPA
- a CDS encoding glycosyltransferase, which codes for MRPAPHPRGVREALSAGVPMAAVPLFAEQPENAARVHGLGLGVHIDPAGLTPDALATGIERVLDEPSYRSAVRSFQRRILGLPALAAFTSALASLV